The sequence TCTTTTTTTGGAAAATCTTTAAATTTTTGATAGAAATGATAAAGTAATGAAGATTTGCCAATTCTTCTTTGTCCGTAAATATTTACACTTGTTCCATCATTAACACGTGCATTAATTTGGAGTAGCTTTTTTTTTCGACCTACAAAAAGCTTAGGAACTTTAATTTTAGGACCAGCAAGAAATCGTAATTCTGAATCTAATATAACTGTTTCCGAACTAACTTGATAATTATTTGTAAAAATACTTGCTAGTAAACCATGCGTATGTGATAAAAATGAAAGACTTGATACATAAACCTTAAACCAATCAGCAGGCAATTGTTGAAACTTAAAAAGTTTTTTAGACCTAGAATTTTTTAAAAACTGGTTTTCTGCCCATTTAAAATCTCGTCCGAGTTGACGTGCTTCGTATAAATAGAAGCCAGCAAGTTGCAGTAAATAAGGATAACCCTTACCCCATTGTTGTGCTAAGTCTTGTTCATTTGGTGTCAATGCAGGTGTTTCTGGTTGAGAATTTGTAGGCAAACGTGTTAGTTGAATTGCCTCATCTGTAGTTAATTTACCTAATGTAATAACCTGTCCAACATTAAAGAAACTAGAAACAAAACGATGTTTTTCGGCATAAAAATCAAGTTTTTTGCATGAAGCTATAACCAGCATTAAAGCGCTATTATTCATCAAAGAACGTAAGTTATCATAAAAACCGTTATCAAATTCTTTTCGATGTTCGTCTCTGTTTTCAAAAAGACTTTCAAAATCATCCAAACACAAAACTGGTAGCAAACCTAGCTTCTTAAACTCTTCGATAGCTCGTGAAAATGATAAACGGTCAAGAGGATTTTGTAATAATGCAACTAAGTCGGGTTGTGTTTGCACGTTAGAACAACTCAATAACTCTTGTGCTAATTCTTGATAGAAATCTTTTTCCGTTTGACAATGTGCTTTTTGTAGCGAGATATAAATCACAACGTAATTATCAGGTTGTGAAACTCGCTGCTCCCAAGTTAGAAAGAAGTAATAAAGTAAAGATGATTTGCCAATCTGATGTTCGCCAACAATATTCACGCTTGTTGGCTGCGGACCCCTCATCCGACTTATAATTGCCCGTAATTCTTGTTCGCGACCTACAATTGCCCGTAATTCCTGTTCACGACCTATAAATTTTCCGGGGTGTTGCAGCATTGGACCTGCAATAAAGGGATTCAAATTCTTCATTGCTGGTACTCGTGGTAACTTTTGAGACTGATTATAATTTTTATACTTAGAAAGCTTGGTTTATCAGATCACAATTTTCTATGTATTTTTAGGAAAAGTTTCAACTCAAGCAAAAGTTAAATGAATTTCTACAGGCTTGAATTAAAACCGCATATTTTGAGGAGTAACAAACAAAACTTAAAATACAATGAAATATTGCCCTATAATTGCAATAATTAAATATTATCTAATATTTAAGTCTGTATAATATAGAGTCTCATATTACTGCTTCAAGACACAGCATTTGTTCGCTACATAACGATTAATGCTTATCTGGAACCGTAATACCTTTCAAGCTTTATATTATTGTTCAATTGTTGTAATAATAGCTAAAAACCTACATGAGTTCTCAGGAAACTGATGCAAACAAAGGTGCGTCGTCAAAAGCATGGCGTAGCTTGCGAGAAAATCTGATTCTAATAACCATCGCTTTGGTATTAGCATTCTTCATTCGGACTTTTATAGCCGAACCTCGCTACATCCCTTCAGATTCAATGCTACCCACTTTACATACAGGCGATAGATTAGTAGTTGAAAAAATTTCCTATAAATTTAACTTACCAAAATTTGGCGACATTATAGTTTTCCAGCCACCACCAGAATTGCAACGTCGCGGATATTCTCAAGACCAAGCCTTTATTAAACGAGTAATTGGCACTCCTGGAGACACTCTAAAAATTGATGATGGTAAAGTTTATCTTAATGGTAATATTTTGCAGGAAGATTACATAAAAGAGCCGCCCTTACAAGCTTTACCCTTAGTACAAATTCCCCAAAACCAATATTTTATGATGGGTGACAATCGTAACGATAGTAACGATTCTCGTTACTGGGGTTTTTTGCCAAAGCAAAATATAATTGGTAAAGCCATTCTCCGCTTTTGGCCTCCCGATAGAATCGGTACGATATAAAAATTATGAGTTAAAAGTTAAAAAGCCCGAAGTTAGGATTACATAGCGAGATTAGCCAATTAAAACTGCAAATAATACATTAATTGAGCAAGTATTTCACCAGATAAATTCAATCGCTTTTGAAAATCAACTATATTTCGATAAGAACCTGACAAACTGCGATTGTCTATGACGGCTTGTGCTAATGAAGAATCGATAAAAGGTACTTTCAGTAAATCTTCAACTGTGGCTGTATTTGGATTCACAACAAGAGTAATACTATCTAAAGATTCGTCGTCATAATAACCAAATATTAAAATTATTTCTAACGGTTTTAATCGCTGTGCGGCTAAACCTAAAGCTGCCGCAATATCTTCTACGCAGTAAAATTTAACACCCGACCTCGCTAAATCTACAAGAGTCCGCGCTTGATGAATAGATAAACCCGGTAAGCGCAACCAATCATCAACGGTGGCTTGGTTAGCATCAATCCGAATGCCAAGTTGAGCCGCGATCGCAATTTCTTCCCCTGACTTTAATCGATAATAAGGATCGTTAAGCAATTTCTGACGCAATTTTTGCAATCGAGGATTGAGTCGAGGTAGCCAGTTTGGGTTCATGGGTAGATGGGAAGGGATGGGGAGACTATTTGAGTAGCGAGTAGCGAGTAGTAAGTCGCAAGTAACTATTAAAGAAGGAATGGTTGAGGAGTTGATTATAAGAATTAACTACTAGTTTACTAATTCCCAACTCCTAACTGTTCACTGTTCACTGTTCACTGTTCACTGTTCACTGTCAATCAGCTGACGGCGCTTTTGTTCAAATTCGTATTCGGAAATTAATCCATCTTGACGCAAAGCATCTAATTCCCGTAAAGCTTCAGCAAGTGCTCCCACTCCTGAAGCTTTGTTTGTGAAACTTGATTTTAATGACTTACCTGAATTAAAGTTACGATCAAAAGTCTCTTCATCCTGTGCTAAATACCAAACAGCTTCAATAGCGCAAGCTACTTTGGGTATTGGTGTCCAAGAAAGTAATACATAAACTACTCCCCATAAGGGCTGTCCCAAGTAAAACTTATGTAAGCCTGAGATTGTTACCGCACCAGACAAAGCTAAAATTGCTGCAATGCTTCGGCTTTTGTTTTTGGCAAGCATATTCCTAAATTATCTATAATTACCTGCATTGAATACAGAGCCGCTTAGTGGTTAATTTATATGATACAAAAGACGCAGTAAACCTGCGAAAGATATATTAGCAAAATATCCTGGTTTGCGTCAGCATTTTAAACTTCTTTTGATTTTGAGTTCAAATCTACGCTCTTAGTAAAATAGATTTATAACTAATTAACTTTTACTGTTTTTATAAAAAATGTAATAAAAATCACGTGTATTTCTATGTAATATCAGTTTTCATAATGTATTTTGCTATTTAGTATCAAAAATATATTTCTTTCTTTAAATAAAATAGAGTTAATAGCAAGAATGCTTTTTTTGATTTATTGAATTGCGTTCCTGGTTTAGCATAAAGGCATGTAAATATTCTTTGCTAACTTGTAAAGAATCTGAATAGAAAGCTACTGCTACCGGTTTAGCTTATTCCCTAGATTAATTGCGTAGATTAAAATAAAACTAGTAGGTGAAGTAACAATATATTAAGTCTCGGTACTCTTTAAATACAAGTAATATGGGATTCTTCGACTCCGACATAGTTCAGCAAGAAGCGAAAAAGCTGTTTGAAGATTATCAAGCTTTGATTCAGCTTGGTAACAGCTACGGTAAATTTGACCGTGAAGGCAAAAAACTATTTATCAGCCAGATGGAAGCAATGATGGAGCGCTATCGGGTATTCATGAAGCGCTTCGAGCTATCTGAAGATTTTATGGCACAAATGACAGTTGAGCAACTGAAAACTCAATTGAATCAATTTGGGGTCACTCCGCAGCAAATGTTTGACCAAATGAATCTTACTCTAGAGCGT comes from Rivularia sp. PCC 7116 and encodes:
- a CDS encoding AAA-like domain-containing protein — encoded protein: MNPFIAGPMLQHPGKFIGREQELRAIVGREQELRAIISRMRGPQPTSVNIVGEHQIGKSSLLYYFFLTWEQRVSQPDNYVVIYISLQKAHCQTEKDFYQELAQELLSCSNVQTQPDLVALLQNPLDRLSFSRAIEEFKKLGLLPVLCLDDFESLFENRDEHRKEFDNGFYDNLRSLMNNSALMLVIASCKKLDFYAEKHRFVSSFFNVGQVITLGKLTTDEAIQLTRLPTNSQPETPALTPNEQDLAQQWGKGYPYLLQLAGFYLYEARQLGRDFKWAENQFLKNSRSKKLFKFQQLPADWFKVYVSSLSFLSHTHGLLASIFTNNYQVSSETVILDSELRFLAGPKIKVPKLFVGRKKKLLQINARVNDGTSVNIYGQRRIGKSSLLYHFYQKFKDFPKKDNKKKYVIIHLDLSRCQSQGFLYYSIAQEIIQKPFIKGDSHLYIILQDFISKYIKTKQLIDSKYIISYDSNKNLQNQINKAFNDAIINLNQHNIIPVICLDEWDTLFQEENSKEFDNVFFRKLRSLINDSSLILVIVSEKVLHYYFSQRNSVRNFSHPFHFIQLNQLTNNEAEELVKLPADQPVLGDKYQKIARKWGRRHPLLLQLAASCIYDAYENSQQSENNKTARQIIREARTEFDRQLKHFFPYKIINWQQGLFFVIRWLFRDLPIKLGRIPKAIGVTLNDFNSLILGLAILGVIFLAFFSRIMSPEVLQWLQKLIEKVIN
- the lepB gene encoding signal peptidase I produces the protein MSSQETDANKGASSKAWRSLRENLILITIALVLAFFIRTFIAEPRYIPSDSMLPTLHTGDRLVVEKISYKFNLPKFGDIIVFQPPPELQRRGYSQDQAFIKRVIGTPGDTLKIDDGKVYLNGNILQEDYIKEPPLQALPLVQIPQNQYFMMGDNRNDSNDSRYWGFLPKQNIIGKAILRFWPPDRIGTI
- a CDS encoding ComEA family DNA-binding protein, with protein sequence MNPNWLPRLNPRLQKLRQKLLNDPYYRLKSGEEIAIAAQLGIRIDANQATVDDWLRLPGLSIHQARTLVDLARSGVKFYCVEDIAAALGLAAQRLKPLEIILIFGYYDDESLDSITLVVNPNTATVEDLLKVPFIDSSLAQAVIDNRSLSGSYRNIVDFQKRLNLSGEILAQLMYYLQF
- a CDS encoding NINE protein codes for the protein MLAKNKSRSIAAILALSGAVTISGLHKFYLGQPLWGVVYVLLSWTPIPKVACAIEAVWYLAQDEETFDRNFNSGKSLKSSFTNKASGVGALAEALRELDALRQDGLISEYEFEQKRRQLIDSEQ
- a CDS encoding DUF1825 family protein, whose product is MGFFDSDIVQQEAKKLFEDYQALIQLGNSYGKFDREGKKLFISQMEAMMERYRVFMKRFELSEDFMAQMTVEQLKTQLNQFGVTPQQMFDQMNLTLERMKADLEQNP